The following DNA comes from Poecilia reticulata strain Guanapo unplaced genomic scaffold, Guppy_female_1.0+MT scaffold_957, whole genome shotgun sequence.
TCACTCAGGCGTGATCAGTATGAGGAACTACAGCAAAGTCATTGACTTGATGCTATTGTTTGGATTTTCttaatgatgtgaaaaaaacccaactaacATAATAAACCCAactaatcataaaaataatgagTGGATCCGCCTAAAGACTATCTTTGATAGATTTAGTTAATATCCTACCGTACAATGTTCTAATTAGTTAACTGGATCAGGAAGAAACgacaagaaaaatgaaacaaagtctAAAATACAAAGCTAAACCTTTATTTCATCGCACCGATTTAACcgttttatttacatattaacaaaaacaagcaagttTCAGGTGTTCAAGCRAACCGGCTCAATACACGGAGTGCAGCGATAATCACAGCAATCGATGGCCGGTCTCCAGCAGCAGCGCCTCCAGGGCTAACCGGGTCTGGGCAGGGATGAACGGCTGGTGGAGCCAGCAGGACAGGTAGACCATGTGCAGGTCAGCGACGGCGGTGTGGGCCAGTTCCCGCAGAATTACCTGCTTCAGCTTCAGCTCCTGACTGAAGGCAGCCAACAGAACCCGAGAGGACTCCTCTGAAACACACAGGTAGACACGAGTACATAAAACCACAGAGGCTTGAAGGAGACGACCATGGAGgggttttatttgtataacattTCAACATGGTACCTATTCTCAGCAACCTTTACAAAGTTCTTGCGACTGCTGAAACTGCACAGAACAGCACCTTAGAGACCTAATCAACTGTAGAGTCCAAAAACCTAAGAGTGTATAAagaatgaaacataaataaaccacAATGATTCCTTCCACtgttttttcaaagcaaaaaaaaaaacaacaacaaaaaaaaaaaacacaatctgtggttcttaaaaacctgaaaaactatggaatttgatttcagctttttctaGATCTGGAtagaatagaaaaatatttatatcctgTCAAAATGCTGCGAGCCTCCTTCCATGTGCTCTTTCTACTCTACTTCCTATCGTCTATCCATACAATTCTTCCTTCCTGGCTCCATCCCTATTCTTCCTTGCTTCaatctttccttccttccatgCTTGCTTGCTCTCTTCCTTCCTGACTTATCACTGAAGCACACAAACAAACCMCATCAGAGTTTAGTTAGAGTTCAGAGTGAAACCCCAGAGATCTAACCAAAGGTGGACTAACCAAACTCTTTGGTCTTCCAGCTGTggcagagaggtgacgttcttCCTTCAGGTCCAAACTGAAACTCCTCCAGATCCTGGATTCCTTGCTGTACACTCATCAGATGCTCCATCTTTGCCACTATGACAAcctgaacaaatgaaaatccctttaaaaacaaacctgttttGGATCTAGCATCACCTGTCGACGATAAGGCCATGTTAATGTCGGCCTTAATATTAATTTGCTGCTCCTGATAATGACAGGAAGTCTTAATGACCCGAGTCTTCACTCCGTTGATTCGTATGCTGAGCTGAAGCTAAACGAAGCATCACCATTCGATCAACGACAGCCTGCAGCCTGGAGCATTcatcctgcagctctgctgctccagctgcctgctgctgcacagctgAAGGAAACGTCTGACATGCTGAAGCTGGAGGGGAGTCATCCGGAGGCTGCTGGTCTCGCTGAGaactgaggaagaaaataaaacagaaaaataacagtCAAATGATGAGtgcattttttattgaataGTTTCTGGGTCAACTATGGGCtagagcacaggtgtcaaactcaaggcccgggggccaaatctggcccgccgtagctttttatgtggccctctggactccaaattacatcaataagtccttccagtttttcacaaatctgcaaaaatcacacaaaatcaacaaatttccacatttttttcctgattttactgcaaattttctcaaaattggtcaaaaacattaaatccgTAACTGATACAGCGAGTGATaaagagtcacatttaacatcatacattagcgtaaatactgtaaaataacaattacaaatatttcttaatattcaccacaaaatctgtcattttgattgcaaaaataaacactcaaataatcacaaatcctggaggaacagctatttattgatattttaacagttttattggttttatcaatagattctggggcaaccggccctttaagaacattcagatttttgattcggcccaaataaaaatgagtttgacaccactgggCTAGAGGATGATCTCACTGTGAGCAGCCGAGATTGTTCTGAGTAGATTGGAGCAAAAacatctcattttgtttttactacgGTGGTATAGGTGAGATGTAAATTAATTAGATTCATGGGGCTAAAGCAGCACATCTTACAGCCATCAAATGTGCTGTGATtagtatttaatatattcttaaaaatctaattacagTACGTTTACtaagaaaacatcaaactacAGGAATGTAAAGAACTGAACACACTCACTTCCTCATGTTGACGATGTTTGTTGCAAACTGGAATCCGTCGTTGTTCAATTTTTCCCACTTCAGCATCAGGTTGTGCCAGTCGGCCGCATTGTCTTTGATCTTCCGAACACTTCCTGTGACTGCAGAGAACTTTGTGTTGGACGAGGACATTGGAACATCAGCCGGGACACCTGggaacacattcacacacatatcaacacaAATTGTCTCTGTGGAAACCTATTCCTATGCATAAAAACAAGCCAAGATGAACACCGCTCAGTATATTAGATCATATTAGAATGATAGAATTGTAGAAGTTTTTCAGCATGGCAGATCAGAGTTCTATCCACTGTCAGGAAATCTTGATGAAGTCTATAGAGGACTCCCAGCAGAAGGATAACGTCATTTAGATGTGAATTGAGCAAATCAGTGTGTGGAGGCGCCATCATTTTCTCTAACTGAAACACAACTGaagttattacatttttggaCCAAAAAAGGACCAATCTAGAGTCAGCAAGCAGCTTCAGTTGTTGCAACTGCACAGTAATGATCAGGCCTGAAATATGGGTGTAGTGATAGACTCAgtcctgaaccttcagagccacataaaaacaattacaaagtcagccttttATCACCCGAAGAACATTTAAAGGACTGATGtcccagcaagatctagagaaactcattcatgtgtttatctttagtcactgGAGCTCAGAGAAcatactttaaaatactgttgtttataaatcactgaatggccTAGTagcaaaatacattaaacagaAGACCTGCTCCAAAcctctcagatcttctggttctgctctgcatcttcagaaacagaaccaaacatggacaAGCAGACTGTAACAAGCTTTTACATTACTGAcgatgaaaaattatttttcttcattattataAACTGTTTGATGGCTAATTGTGAGCTATAAATCTCTTTAATCCCGTTAAAAGGCAACTCCTTGGTTTCACTAAACGATGTCTCCCTTCCCAATATGGCGGGCGCATTGACGTGAAGCTGCAACTACGGCCCAGTATGTAGCTCGTTTTTGACTATGTTCTGAAATTTGTGTTATATTTGTTGACAGTTAGTTACTGTCATTCTATTTTATTCAAGAGTAGGAttaggaaacatttatttaagcataaatgttttttaaaaaatcggATGTTACCTTGTATCCTAATCCAGTTTTCTAAAACAGCAATCCGTAAACTGCTGCCCAGACGACCACCC
Coding sequences within:
- the cinp gene encoding cyclin-dependent kinase 2-interacting protein isoform X1 — its product is MSSSNTKFSAVTGSVRKIKDNAADWHNLMLKWEKLNNDGFQFATNIVNMRNSQRDQQPPDDSPPASACQTFPSAVQQQAAGAAELQDECSRLQAVVDRMVVIVAKMEHLMSVQQGIQDLEEFQFGPEGRTSPLCHSWKTKEFEESSRVLLAAFSQELKLKQVILRELAHTAVADLHMVYLSCWLHQPFIPAQTRLALEALLLETGHRLL
- the cinp gene encoding cyclin-dependent kinase 2-interacting protein isoform X2, whose protein sequence is MSSSNTKFSAVTGSVRKIKDNAADWHNLMLKWEKLNNDGFQFATNIVNMRNSQRDQQPPDDSPPASACQTFPSAVQQQAAGAAELQDECSRLQAVVDRMVVIVAKMEHLMSVQQGIQDLEEFQFGPEGRTSPLCHSWKTKEFGFWTLQLIRSLRCCSVQFQQSQELCKGC